ATCGAGAAGAAATTAGGTGATGCATCAACTTCAATCTTCTCCCAAAATGGTGATAAAACAACGCAAGACCTCTGGAAAACACAAAGTTTCCAAGCACTACATCCAGAACTGAATCTTAACCAAGCAGGTACATCTGCTAGTGCAACTAACAAATAAGTAGTCATCTAGTTGCGTTTATCTGACAAAAATAGCCCCGATCATTTCGATGAGGGCTATTTTTTACATGTGTGTTACTTAAGTCATCCTATTTTTACATAAGCTGCTGCTTGTGTACCTGCTTGACGACCAAATATAATGATATCAGCTACTGCATTACCACCAATCCGATTGCTGCCATGAAGACCACCTGTTACTTCACCTGCCGCATATAGTCCCTTGATGACTGTGCCATCTTTCTTCAATACTTGTGTTTCAGTATTGATTTTCACACCCCCCATGGTATGGTGAATACCTGGTGAAACTGCAATCGCATAGTAGGTGCCATCAATGTCGTTTGTCATACCAGTTGTTCTGCCAAATTCAGGATCTGTCTTAGTGGCAACAGCTGTTTGCCATGTCTTAAGTGTTTTTTTAAGCTCCGATTTATCAATTCCTGTTTTTTCTGCTAATTCTGCTAAACTTTTAGCAGAAACGACCATTCCTTTTGACATGTACTGGTCAATTGCTTTAACTGCTGTTTTTGTTTTATCACCAAATACGATGTAAGCTGACTTACCAGCTTGCTTGAGTTCAGCAGCAGAAACTTTATCACGTGTGTTCATCTCATTAGTAAAGCGTTTACCTGCTTTATTCACTAAGATAGCACCCTCACCACGAACCGCTTCTGTTACTAGATAGCCTGTTTTCTTGAAGACAGTTGGGTGGATTTGAATCTTATCTAAATCAACTGTATCACCACCTAATTTTCCAATCATCTTGATGCCATCGCCTGTTGAACCTGCTGCATTAGTAGAGACATAATCTTTCAAGTCAGGACGATATTTTTTTATCATCTCTTTATTAGCTCCAAAACCACCTGTTGTCACAATCACTGCCTTAGCAGTGATCGTTTTGGTCTCAGTTTCGTCAACTTTTACCTTAACGCCAGAAATCTTGCCATCTTTTTCCATTATTTTTGTGACATCACTATTAACAAATAAGGGAATGTCTCTACTTCTAATTTTTTTTTCAAGTCCCTTTACAAGGTACTGACCAACAGCAGAGCCATCCGAAGGGCGATGTGTTCTAGAGACACTCATACCACCTGTCGTCGTCAAATTATCCAGGATAATCTCATTTTTAGCTAACCAATCAATGGCACTTGATGAATGATCCACAAAATATCGAAGCAAGGCTTGATCATTTGTTCCCCCACCGCCTTTTAAGGTTTCATCGAAAAATTTTTGATTGTCATCAGCTACACCTTGCGCTTTTTCAACTGCAGTTTCTGATGCATTCATTCCCGCAGAAGCTTTTGAGGTATTACCACCTGCAACCGGCATCTTTTCCAAGATGACTGGATTCAAACCCGCATCCTTGGCTTCTATGGCCGCAGTCATACCTGCCCCACCAGCACCAATAATGACGATATCATAGTCAGATTTCATATCTGACGTTGGTGTATAACTAGTTTTAGCAGATGCTGCAGCTTTTGCATCTGTTTTACTCGCTTTCGGTTTTTCAGTTGCCTTGTTACCACTACAACCTGCTAGTGCGACAACTGCTAGTAAAGCTAATCCTCCTGTAATCACCCTTTGCCATTTTTTCATCTTGAATTCCTCATCCTTCTTCGTTTTGTGATTTACATCACAAAACTATTATATCAAACTTTTTCAAATAAAAC
The DNA window shown above is from Lactococcus paracarnosus and carries:
- a CDS encoding flavocytochrome c → MKKWQRVITGGLALLAVVALAGCSGNKATEKPKASKTDAKAAASAKTSYTPTSDMKSDYDIVIIGAGGAGMTAAIEAKDAGLNPVILEKMPVAGGNTSKASAGMNASETAVEKAQGVADDNQKFFDETLKGGGGTNDQALLRYFVDHSSSAIDWLAKNEIILDNLTTTGGMSVSRTHRPSDGSAVGQYLVKGLEKKIRSRDIPLFVNSDVTKIMEKDGKISGVKVKVDETETKTITAKAVIVTTGGFGANKEMIKKYRPDLKDYVSTNAAGSTGDGIKMIGKLGGDTVDLDKIQIHPTVFKKTGYLVTEAVRGEGAILVNKAGKRFTNEMNTRDKVSAAELKQAGKSAYIVFGDKTKTAVKAIDQYMSKGMVVSAKSLAELAEKTGIDKSELKKTLKTWQTAVATKTDPEFGRTTGMTNDIDGTYYAIAVSPGIHHTMGGVKINTETQVLKKDGTVIKGLYAAGEVTGGLHGSNRIGGNAVADIIIFGRQAGTQAAAYVKIG